One stretch of Candidatus Brocadiaceae bacterium DNA includes these proteins:
- the glgP gene encoding alpha-glucan family phosphorylase encodes MNFTVKLRNIAKNLWWTWQPDAISLFRDIDPSLWRQVNHNPVAFLSEISPKKIEQRALELASESRISYIFHRLQEYLEQDKSWTGIALSPLRANPVAYFSAEFGLHESIPIYSGGLGILAGDHLKSASDLGVPLIGIGLLYAQGYFNQYLNKTGWQEESYFETRIEHLPLECVLDIHGNPHILYVETNSNKIAFRMWLTHVGRARLLLLDSDVKENSPYDRELVARLYGGDANTRIRQELLLGIGGARALETLGIRPSVLHLNEGHSSFAIFEMTRQEMVNDEISFNEALCRVGQRTVFTTHTPVEAGHDRFDSALMEQVLGPVRNALRLSPHEFMALGRINPDNENEPFCMTVLGLKVAQRSNGVSALHGKVTRRMWHALWKDRTEDTIPIGHITNGVHVATWISPPMRQLYDRCLGPDWESRMSLPETWTPINSINDAELWEAIQISKARMANYVQRQVCAQEARREGKSSLCDMTKKRLDPEILTVGFARRFATYKRADLLLYDDKKLEQLILDAKHPVQIIFAGKAHPKDDPAKKLIQRIFHMSKDERFLGRIVFIEDYDMNVARHLLQGIDLWLNIPLRPLEASGSSGMKAVFNGTLNCSILDGWWAEAYNGYNGFAVGIGGQHSNHAIQDRRDAEDLYRVFEQEIIPLYYRRDTLGIPRGWITRIKNALLSLAWRFNADRMVMEYARKCYLPCVGAGHFPQENHIPRF; translated from the coding sequence ATGAATTTCACGGTAAAACTTCGTAATATTGCAAAAAATCTCTGGTGGACCTGGCAACCCGATGCCATTTCACTTTTCAGGGATATTGATCCGAGCCTGTGGAGGCAGGTAAATCATAATCCCGTTGCATTCCTTTCTGAAATTTCCCCAAAAAAGATCGAACAGCGCGCTTTAGAGCTTGCATCAGAATCACGCATCAGTTACATATTCCACCGGCTCCAGGAATACCTCGAACAAGATAAAAGCTGGACAGGAATCGCTCTGAGTCCATTACGTGCAAATCCGGTCGCATACTTTTCTGCCGAATTTGGACTTCACGAATCGATCCCCATTTATTCAGGAGGACTGGGCATTCTGGCCGGTGATCACCTCAAGAGCGCTTCTGATCTAGGGGTGCCCCTGATAGGGATAGGACTTCTCTATGCTCAGGGTTATTTTAATCAGTACCTGAATAAAACGGGATGGCAGGAAGAAAGTTATTTTGAAACGAGGATAGAGCATTTACCTCTGGAATGTGTTCTGGATATCCATGGCAATCCTCACATTCTTTATGTGGAAACCAATTCAAACAAGATTGCTTTTCGTATGTGGTTGACTCATGTGGGGCGCGCCCGGTTGCTTTTGCTTGATTCTGATGTAAAAGAAAATTCTCCCTATGATCGTGAACTGGTAGCAAGACTTTATGGGGGAGATGCGAATACGCGAATACGTCAGGAATTGTTGCTTGGCATAGGTGGAGCGAGGGCCCTTGAAACACTCGGTATTCGACCCTCTGTTTTGCATCTGAATGAAGGACACAGCTCATTTGCCATATTTGAGATGACCCGTCAGGAAATGGTAAATGATGAAATAAGTTTTAATGAGGCGCTGTGCCGGGTAGGTCAACGAACGGTTTTTACTACACACACTCCGGTAGAAGCGGGACATGACCGTTTCGATAGCGCACTCATGGAACAAGTTTTAGGCCCTGTAAGAAATGCGCTCCGTCTTTCTCCTCACGAATTCATGGCCCTTGGCCGTATCAATCCCGATAACGAGAACGAACCTTTCTGCATGACCGTTCTTGGTTTGAAAGTAGCACAAAGGTCCAACGGAGTTTCAGCTCTTCACGGAAAAGTTACCAGAAGGATGTGGCATGCTTTATGGAAAGATCGTACGGAAGACACAATACCCATCGGTCACATTACAAATGGCGTACATGTTGCCACCTGGATTTCACCTCCTATGCGCCAACTTTACGATAGATGTCTCGGGCCTGACTGGGAATCGAGAATGTCTTTACCGGAGACCTGGACACCTATCAACTCGATCAACGATGCAGAACTGTGGGAGGCAATTCAAATATCAAAGGCACGCATGGCAAATTATGTTCAGCGCCAGGTATGTGCGCAGGAGGCAAGGCGAGAGGGTAAATCTTCACTGTGTGATATGACAAAGAAACGGCTTGATCCTGAAATCCTGACGGTGGGTTTTGCCCGGCGTTTTGCCACATACAAAAGAGCAGATTTATTACTCTATGACGATAAAAAACTGGAACAGCTGATTTTAGATGCCAAACATCCTGTCCAGATCATATTTGCCGGAAAGGCGCACCCAAAGGACGACCCTGCAAAAAAACTGATACAGAGGATTTTCCACATGAGTAAGGACGAACGCTTTCTCGGAAGAATAGTATTTATCGAGGACTATGATATGAATGTCGCGCGTCATTTACTCCAGGGGATCGATCTCTGGTTAAACATCCCACTCAGACCATTAGAGGCATCAGGAAGCAGCGGGATGAAGGCAGTTTTCAACGGGACCTTGAATTGTTCCATTTTAGACGGTTGGTGGGCGGAAGCGTACAACGGCTATAATGGCTTTGCCGTTGGAATTGGAGGGCAACATTCAAACCATGCAATACAGGACCGGAGGGATGCGGAAGATCTCTATCGGGTTTTTGAACAAGAGATCATCCCGCTTTACTACAGACGTGATACGCTGGGAATCCCCCGGGGATGGATTACCAGGATAAAAAATGCGCTCCTGAGCCTTGCCTGGCGTTTTAACGCTGACCGTATGGTTATGGAATACGCACGAAAGTGCTACCTGCCCTGCGTAGGAGCAGGGCACTTTCCTCAGGAAAATCATATACCTCGTTTTTAA
- a CDS encoding TIGR00730 family Rossman fold protein produces the protein MKGKKGKKEKGIRKKISITPGYRIAKVIEEPDEKTSAWRIFKIVGDFVSGYEFLKHYDFAVSIFGSSRLGFNDDVYKEAQKLGYKLAMTGFAVITGGGPGIMEAANRGAYEAGGKSVGINIQLPSEQETNPFVKESIAVNYFFVRKLMLSFASEVYIFFPGGYGTLDEFFELITLIQTKKSKPIPIILINKEYWSPLLDWIQYHIYQKNRAIDKEDMELYRLVDSADEALQIIQQLVNKK, from the coding sequence ATGAAGGGAAAAAAAGGTAAAAAAGAAAAAGGCATACGGAAAAAAATTTCTATTACCCCTGGCTATCGTATCGCAAAAGTCATTGAGGAACCAGATGAAAAAACCTCTGCCTGGCGCATATTTAAAATTGTTGGAGATTTTGTAAGTGGCTATGAATTTTTAAAACATTATGATTTTGCCGTTAGTATTTTCGGTAGCTCACGTCTTGGGTTCAACGATGATGTATACAAAGAGGCACAAAAACTGGGATATAAACTGGCAATGACTGGTTTCGCGGTGATTACCGGCGGTGGGCCAGGTATCATGGAAGCGGCAAACCGGGGCGCGTACGAGGCCGGAGGAAAATCTGTTGGCATAAATATTCAGTTGCCTTCGGAACAGGAAACAAATCCATTTGTTAAGGAATCAATTGCCGTTAATTATTTCTTTGTTCGCAAATTAATGCTCTCTTTTGCCTCTGAAGTATATATTTTCTTCCCGGGCGGGTATGGAACCCTTGATGAATTTTTTGAATTGATTACCCTTATTCAGACAAAGAAAAGCAAACCCATTCCCATTATCCTGATAAATAAGGAATACTGGTCGCCGCTCCTGGACTGGATACAATATCATATTTACCAGAAAAACCGTGCTATCGATAAAGAGGATATGGAACTCTACCGCCTGGTAGACTCTGCCGATGAGGCGCTCCAGATAATTCAACAACTGGTGAATAAAAAATAG
- a CDS encoding mechanosensitive ion channel, producing the protein MNAMKNILAEQRILFLFVVFSGCCLTWLGSHRIIMAQTPQEKEGKILLEEQGVIIKLDDLENARIKLEDVKVNIAESARKIEGLVSNTENTKNTTASFLEKLQQEKQEYQREVETNPAYVKLLDIEINILQEKFNVDNELAQVYKDQLLALQSREKSYAKQVSILEKITKLQEIVVVTPSAQATTVRNEANVAKGYIAAAQANHKEKETLLALLSKELEDVKTKGNTKLLEMTKELESLKVEIKDDQLVTKAQVKVDNILLWQKAVSAQQVAIIEVKQKTAEILLKEALLSMENAKMNAAFLTKKAELLEEKFKRDEVERKQEELKAAKKFEEITTKVVEASRAETEKTVQEAAEKGEKVVQEQLLTTSPEKKRVLELEAELHKHEGYIAVKKDGLITEDAQRYKDIAEYKKLEADIEKLLSSINVSTDIAEVQKKVTSEKKRFSDAKASIESLITSLKQEQKLLTDNFENTKNEINEVKKEVDSFEDKTLALQAIAFVRKKRDLQKMQLGFISDRLDRLQERLEIKQNALSLLDRTNNKLIEMEAANVWRRVKSSISIQTLQVLYKDIKDFYRQFGVWYDEICDHAKDFVSYGIKKNNTVEFWIRACGLFALLSAYYFSTRKVRSWCSRKIDTFYGTEDQSYCTTRLFPSLLIVLRRSVSALWLSILSLSIPALFHTKTPLIAATMCVLSFIAVHKVLKGFLVEAFSPEKGDRKLVSSLAYITPRHLYKSLNVILFFSLLLLSLITVLKVFHYRNDIIELFWFIYRTGTLILLLWVATQKTLILRLLPDAASQLGRIIHLVIKVIYPVFIGFIVLLFAIRSLGYPVLTYVLVKTCIKSFIAAFIAFWIWKFFYYRLTHVRDIRLKKENIQAGTPEEKRFHAVTAAYRVSFNYIFSIITAIIIIRVWITTFYKSIGSPAAPYLIREIFEKTSVVTRGIGRGLTHRLVFQEGSYTTPLKIVIALTVLFASFFLARYIKNLLEERAFQKLRLEIGLKQTFSNLSRYIIIGIAALIGLNLAGIPLRSLAFFAGAFGIGIGFGMQNVIGNFVSGIILLFERPMRVGDVITLDDGTLGTINRISTRSTTLTTPDNVYLTVPNSKFVEGRVINWSLPSPVLRGKVTVGVAYGSDTAQVKQCLLDVAKQNTRVRRYPEPFVRFDEFGDSALIFQLYYWANDPGERWFAMSELHFSIDETFRKNSIEIAFPQRDIHIRSMVPFKQEGNQKTINDQK; encoded by the coding sequence ATGAATGCAATGAAAAATATCTTGGCTGAACAAAGAATTCTCTTTCTTTTCGTGGTTTTTTCAGGGTGCTGTCTCACGTGGTTAGGTTCTCATCGTATCATTATGGCCCAGACCCCGCAGGAAAAGGAAGGAAAGATACTTCTTGAAGAACAAGGCGTGATAATAAAACTGGACGATCTGGAAAATGCCAGGATAAAACTGGAGGATGTAAAGGTCAATATAGCCGAATCAGCACGAAAAATAGAGGGTCTGGTTTCAAATACAGAAAATACGAAGAATACCACCGCATCATTTCTTGAAAAATTACAACAGGAAAAGCAGGAGTATCAGAGAGAAGTGGAAACAAATCCTGCATATGTAAAATTGCTGGATATCGAGATAAACATTTTACAGGAAAAATTCAATGTAGACAATGAATTAGCACAGGTTTACAAGGACCAGCTTTTAGCCCTTCAAAGCAGGGAAAAGTCGTATGCAAAGCAGGTAAGTATATTGGAAAAAATAACGAAATTGCAAGAGATAGTTGTCGTGACACCATCTGCTCAGGCAACGACAGTGAGAAATGAAGCCAATGTTGCAAAAGGATATATTGCTGCAGCACAGGCTAATCACAAAGAGAAGGAAACATTGCTCGCTCTTTTGTCGAAAGAACTGGAGGATGTCAAAACCAAGGGTAATACAAAGCTTCTGGAGATGACGAAGGAATTAGAATCATTGAAAGTTGAAATAAAGGACGATCAACTTGTCACAAAGGCACAAGTAAAGGTTGACAATATTCTCCTTTGGCAGAAAGCAGTTTCCGCTCAGCAGGTTGCCATAATAGAAGTGAAACAAAAAACCGCAGAGATTCTCCTGAAAGAAGCATTGCTGTCCATGGAAAATGCAAAAATGAATGCCGCTTTTTTAACCAAAAAAGCGGAGCTTTTAGAGGAAAAATTCAAACGGGATGAGGTTGAAAGAAAACAGGAAGAACTGAAAGCAGCCAAAAAATTTGAAGAAATTACTACAAAGGTGGTAGAAGCATCAAGGGCAGAGACGGAAAAGACTGTACAAGAAGCCGCTGAGAAAGGAGAAAAAGTCGTTCAGGAACAGTTGTTGACAACTTCTCCTGAAAAAAAACGTGTCCTGGAATTAGAGGCGGAGCTTCATAAACATGAAGGGTACATCGCAGTAAAGAAAGACGGACTGATTACTGAGGATGCCCAAAGATATAAGGATATTGCTGAATACAAAAAACTGGAAGCAGATATCGAAAAATTGTTAAGCAGCATAAATGTATCAACTGATATTGCTGAAGTACAGAAAAAGGTCACATCTGAAAAAAAGAGATTCTCCGATGCGAAAGCTTCCATTGAAAGCCTTATTACTTCTCTAAAGCAGGAACAAAAGCTTCTTACAGATAATTTTGAGAATACGAAGAATGAAATAAACGAAGTAAAGAAAGAGGTGGACTCCTTTGAAGACAAGACATTAGCTCTGCAAGCGATAGCGTTCGTTCGCAAAAAAAGAGATTTACAGAAGATGCAGCTTGGTTTCATATCTGATCGATTGGATAGGCTCCAGGAACGATTAGAAATAAAGCAGAATGCGCTATCTTTGCTGGATCGCACAAACAATAAGTTGATTGAGATGGAAGCTGCAAATGTGTGGAGACGGGTCAAGAGTTCTATTTCCATTCAAACGTTACAGGTTTTGTATAAAGATATTAAGGATTTCTACCGTCAATTCGGTGTATGGTATGATGAAATCTGTGATCATGCAAAAGATTTCGTTTCTTATGGGATAAAGAAAAACAATACAGTTGAATTCTGGATAAGAGCGTGTGGATTGTTTGCGCTCCTTTCCGCATATTATTTTTCAACGAGAAAGGTTCGCAGTTGGTGCTCCCGTAAAATAGATACATTCTATGGGACGGAGGATCAGTCTTATTGTACTACAAGACTCTTTCCAAGCCTTTTGATTGTGCTGCGGAGGAGCGTGAGTGCACTATGGTTGTCAATTCTTTCATTATCTATTCCCGCGCTGTTTCATACGAAGACTCCCTTGATAGCGGCAACGATGTGCGTGTTGTCATTTATTGCCGTGCACAAGGTGCTCAAAGGTTTTCTTGTGGAGGCCTTTAGCCCGGAAAAGGGTGATAGAAAGTTGGTTTCCTCTCTGGCATATATAACTCCACGGCATTTATATAAATCATTAAATGTTATTTTGTTTTTTTCTCTCTTATTGTTATCACTGATTACGGTATTAAAGGTATTTCATTACAGGAATGATATTATTGAGCTTTTTTGGTTTATCTACCGGACAGGCACCCTTATCCTTTTATTGTGGGTTGCAACGCAGAAAACCCTTATATTGCGATTATTACCAGACGCGGCAAGTCAACTGGGGAGGATTATTCATCTTGTAATAAAGGTTATCTACCCGGTTTTTATTGGTTTTATCGTCTTACTATTCGCGATAAGGAGCCTTGGTTATCCGGTATTAACCTATGTATTAGTAAAAACGTGTATAAAAAGTTTTATTGCGGCGTTTATCGCATTCTGGATATGGAAGTTTTTCTATTACCGGTTAACGCATGTCAGGGACATACGTCTGAAGAAAGAGAACATTCAGGCGGGAACTCCTGAGGAAAAAAGGTTTCACGCGGTCACGGCCGCGTACCGTGTTTCTTTTAATTATATTTTTTCTATTATCACTGCAATAATTATTATTCGTGTATGGATAACGACCTTTTATAAATCGATAGGATCTCCTGCGGCGCCTTATCTGATACGGGAAATATTTGAAAAAACCAGTGTTGTTACAAGAGGGATAGGAAGGGGTTTGACGCATCGTCTGGTCTTCCAGGAAGGGAGTTATACCACACCATTAAAAATTGTTATTGCTTTGACAGTCTTGTTTGCGTCATTTTTCCTTGCGCGGTACATAAAAAATCTGTTGGAGGAAAGGGCCTTTCAAAAGCTTCGTTTGGAAATTGGACTGAAGCAAACATTCTCAAATCTCAGTCGATACATTATTATTGGTATTGCAGCTCTCATAGGCCTTAATCTTGCTGGTATTCCTCTGCGAAGCCTGGCCTTTTTTGCCGGCGCCTTTGGCATCGGTATAGGATTTGGCATGCAGAATGTTATCGGTAATTTTGTCAGTGGCATTATCCTTCTTTTTGAACGACCCATGCGTGTTGGTGATGTGATTACCCTTGATGATGGAACACTGGGCACTATTAATAGGATAAGCACTCGGAGCACTACCCTTACGACTCCGGATAATGTTTATCTGACGGTGCCCAATTCAAAGTTTGTTGAGGGCCGGGTAATTAACTGGTCTCTTCCGAGTCCCGTCTTGAGAGGTAAAGTAACGGTAGGAGTTGCGTATGGTTCGGATACGGCTCAGGTAAAGCAATGTTTGTTGGATGTGGCCAAGCAGAATACGAGGGTAAGAAGATATCCCGAACCATTTGTGCGGTTTGATGAATTTGGTGACAGTGCCCTTATCTTTCAATTGTACTATTGGGCTAATGATCCTGGAGAAAGGTGGTTCGCCATGAGTGAACTGCACTTTTCTATTGATGAAACATTTCGGAAGAACAGCATTGAAATTGCCTTTCCTCAAAGGGATATTCATATACGCTCTATGGTGCCTTTTAAACAGGAAGGAAATCAAAAAACGATAAATGATCAAAAATGA
- a CDS encoding ABC transporter substrate-binding protein: protein MKIKQKNKIKSSFFIRKASSFIAVLYIVSCLYLTMLAGCNMDVANDGINKNVDSLSKTRNTKELHVGYFLFEPTIIENAKTGKLTGVFVDLIEEIAKSLNAKVVYHKVDLAHFVAGLQSQQYDISIGATFATPQRATAVAFTSPIFYCGYTGVIQKESPLEIYKWQDIDKEDLTVAVKQGSAIDDFVRENFTKAKILRLTGGDLTLPLAAVSSMQADIGLMNQLTVFTYLREHSELIEILESKPIAPTYFSWAVRQNDTKWLQFLNTCIEYYLNTGEMYYWESKYGIPLMHIEKKLVFPKQSFPEYWKLRNNGGK, encoded by the coding sequence ATGAAAATCAAACAAAAAAATAAGATAAAATCTAGTTTTTTTATCAGAAAAGCCAGCTCATTTATAGCTGTACTATATATTGTTTCTTGCTTATATCTTACCATGCTAGCTGGCTGTAACATGGATGTGGCAAATGACGGTATCAATAAAAATGTAGATTCATTGAGTAAAACCCGAAATACAAAGGAATTGCACGTTGGTTATTTTCTTTTTGAACCAACCATCATTGAAAATGCAAAAACTGGTAAGTTAACGGGTGTTTTTGTTGATTTAATCGAAGAAATAGCAAAGTCATTGAATGCAAAAGTAGTTTATCACAAAGTAGATCTGGCTCATTTTGTTGCAGGGTTGCAGTCTCAACAGTATGATATATCAATTGGTGCTACTTTTGCAACTCCTCAAAGAGCAACAGCTGTAGCTTTTACAAGCCCCATCTTTTATTGTGGATATACAGGTGTTATTCAAAAAGAAAGTCCTCTGGAAATTTACAAGTGGCAGGACATTGATAAGGAGGATTTAACAGTTGCTGTCAAACAAGGAAGTGCTATTGACGATTTCGTACGAGAAAATTTTACAAAGGCAAAGATTTTGCGCCTTACTGGAGGAGATCTTACGTTGCCACTGGCTGCGGTATCATCAATGCAAGCTGATATAGGACTCATGAATCAACTGACTGTTTTTACTTACTTACGCGAACACTCGGAGTTAATAGAGATTCTGGAATCAAAACCAATAGCACCGACATATTTTTCATGGGCAGTTCGACAGAACGACACGAAATGGTTGCAGTTTTTGAATACTTGTATTGAGTATTATCTTAATACTGGAGAAATGTATTACTGGGAAAGTAAATATGGAATTCCCTTGATGCACATCGAGAAGAAGCTCGTATTTCCTAAACAATCGTTTCCTGAATATTGGAAGCTTAGAAATAACGGAGGAAAATAA
- a CDS encoding superoxide dismutase, with translation MITLPVLPFPKDALEPYISSKTLDFHYEKHHNAYVVNANKLLENNALREKTLEEIIKSAAGDSSQAGLFNNAAQVWNHTFYWNSIKPKGGGKPTGKIADRIHKDLGGYDNFVGAFQTAGVGQFGSGWAWLVINKEEKLEVVKTANADTPLAHGLKPVLTVDVWEHAYYLDYQNRRPDYVKSFIENLINWDFANSNI, from the coding sequence ATGATTACATTGCCGGTTTTGCCCTTTCCTAAAGATGCATTGGAGCCCTATATCAGTTCAAAAACCTTGGATTTTCATTATGAAAAACACCACAACGCATATGTTGTCAACGCCAATAAATTACTTGAAAATAATGCACTAAGAGAAAAAACCCTGGAAGAAATTATAAAAAGCGCCGCAGGTGATTCTTCACAGGCAGGATTATTCAATAATGCAGCACAAGTTTGGAACCATACTTTTTATTGGAACAGCATAAAACCAAAAGGGGGCGGCAAACCCACGGGTAAAATAGCCGATAGGATACATAAGGATTTGGGTGGATATGACAATTTTGTCGGGGCTTTTCAAACAGCCGGAGTGGGTCAATTCGGAAGTGGTTGGGCTTGGTTGGTTATCAATAAAGAAGAGAAACTTGAGGTCGTAAAAACAGCCAATGCCGATACTCCTTTAGCACACGGATTGAAACCGGTTCTGACCGTAGATGTGTGGGAACATGCATATTACCTGGATTATCAAAACCGAAGGCCTGATTATGTTAAAAGCTTTATTGAAAATCTGATAAATTGGGATTTTGCAAATTCAAATATTTAA
- a CDS encoding amino acid ABC transporter permease gives MYEWDFSWVMTYKFQLLKSFLVTLLLNFTILGIGSIGGLVIALLSFRKNYLCIGFVQLYVMIFRALPVLVMLVWVFFCVPVLFGGIRISAFVTAVIVLSLNLSAFVAEIIRAGMSAVPKIHIESALAVGFSKRQTVRFITLPIAFRIILPPLVGQYINSIKLSVLASVIAVPELLNRTSDIISQTYRPLEFYTVLAIFFLIILVPGTLWAKHLEKKAKLIH, from the coding sequence ATGTATGAGTGGGATTTCAGCTGGGTGATGACTTACAAATTTCAACTTCTCAAATCTTTTCTAGTTACATTGCTACTCAACTTTACTATCCTTGGTATTGGTTCAATTGGTGGATTGGTTATTGCTCTTTTATCGTTCAGAAAAAACTATCTATGTATTGGGTTTGTTCAATTGTATGTAATGATTTTCAGGGCATTACCAGTATTAGTGATGCTCGTGTGGGTTTTTTTTTGCGTCCCCGTGCTTTTTGGTGGAATAAGAATTTCAGCTTTTGTGACCGCTGTAATAGTCCTTTCGCTAAACTTATCAGCATTTGTTGCCGAAATAATTCGTGCAGGTATGAGTGCTGTTCCGAAAATACATATTGAATCTGCATTGGCTGTGGGGTTTTCAAAAAGGCAGACTGTCAGATTTATTACACTTCCCATTGCCTTTCGCATTATCTTGCCACCATTGGTAGGGCAGTATATCAATTCAATAAAATTGTCGGTACTTGCATCTGTTATTGCAGTGCCTGAGTTACTTAATCGAACCTCCGATATTATCAGTCAGACTTATCGTCCATTAGAATTCTATACTGTGCTAGCAATATTCTTTTTAATAATTCTCGTTCCGGGTACGCTATGGGCAAAG
- the floA gene encoding flotillin-like protein FloA (flotillin-like protein involved in membrane lipid rafts), protein MHSLPLLIISTSMSVTLCVLIFLFLCTLACFLFKYGRSYIKALALDAPVSVLQILGMALRNVDVRSVVENRITAKRVGIDIEPSSLETHYLAGGNVNNVIRALVAARKSNIDLSYERACTIDLAGRDVLEAIRTCINPKEIDCPAPEKECPSLEAITKDGIQLKLKARISVRTNIDKLVGGATEETIIARVGEAVITAVGSSDTYKRVLERPDLISKEVLDKGLDRDTGFKILAVTIVTITVGENVGAKLQAEQAEADKRIAQANAEKEQSIAFAREQEMKTLVQENKIKILAAEAEVTKAVAQAFREGNMGIMDFYHMKNIQADTEMKLFASQSESQKTT, encoded by the coding sequence ATGCATTCTTTACCATTACTTATAATTTCTACAAGTATGTCAGTGACACTGTGTGTCTTGATCTTTTTGTTTCTATGCACTCTTGCCTGTTTCCTGTTTAAATACGGCCGAAGTTATATTAAAGCCCTTGCGCTTGACGCTCCCGTCTCCGTCTTGCAAATACTTGGTATGGCCTTGCGAAATGTCGATGTTCGATCCGTCGTAGAAAATCGTATTACGGCAAAAAGGGTGGGTATCGATATTGAACCATCTTCTCTGGAAACACATTATCTCGCCGGTGGAAATGTGAATAATGTTATTCGAGCCCTCGTTGCCGCCCGAAAGTCAAATATTGATTTAAGCTATGAACGAGCTTGTACTATTGATTTAGCGGGTAGAGATGTACTGGAAGCCATAAGGACCTGCATTAACCCGAAAGAAATTGACTGCCCTGCTCCAGAAAAGGAATGTCCTTCCCTGGAAGCCATAACAAAAGATGGCATTCAGTTGAAATTAAAGGCAAGAATCAGTGTTCGCACAAATATTGACAAATTGGTAGGGGGAGCGACAGAGGAAACCATTATCGCTCGTGTAGGTGAAGCCGTTATCACTGCAGTCGGATCTTCAGATACCTATAAAAGGGTTTTGGAAAGGCCTGACTTAATCTCTAAAGAGGTTCTGGATAAGGGACTCGACAGAGATACGGGTTTCAAAATACTGGCGGTAACCATTGTTACTATTACGGTGGGAGAAAATGTCGGAGCAAAATTACAGGCGGAACAGGCGGAAGCGGATAAACGGATAGCACAGGCAAATGCGGAAAAAGAACAAAGCATAGCCTTTGCACGTGAACAGGAAATGAAGACCCTTGTGCAGGAGAACAAGATAAAAATTCTTGCTGCTGAAGCGGAAGTGACAAAAGCGGTTGCGCAGGCATTTCGTGAAGGAAATATGGGGATAATGGATTTTTATCATATGAAAAATATACAGGCAGATACAGAAATGAAGCTATTCGCTTCTCAATCAGAATCACAAAAAACGACATAA